From a single Streptomyces liliifuscus genomic region:
- a CDS encoding suppressor of fused domain protein: MADVLPLVEARLRTALGEPDARAAVTFLGTDRIEVLRFTDGTAGGTDKGIVRYATLGMSAQPMADPTAVVVDPVAGPRAELVLSVRPGAADTDKVLRPLAVLAASPQVEGLIVAPGASLDVGEPLWPGAPFTSVLVAEAGGLIEDLELDAPLDPVRFLPLLPMTPNEAAWKRVHGAGALQERWLTSGTDLRDPSRKSVPLD; encoded by the coding sequence ATGGCTGATGTTCTTCCTCTGGTCGAGGCCCGGTTGCGTACCGCGCTGGGCGAACCGGACGCGCGCGCCGCGGTGACCTTCCTCGGCACCGACCGCATCGAGGTGCTCCGTTTCACCGACGGAACCGCCGGAGGAACGGACAAGGGGATCGTCCGCTACGCGACGCTCGGCATGTCCGCCCAGCCGATGGCCGACCCCACGGCGGTCGTCGTCGATCCCGTCGCGGGCCCGCGCGCGGAGCTGGTCCTCTCCGTACGGCCCGGCGCCGCCGACACCGACAAGGTGCTCCGCCCCCTCGCCGTACTGGCCGCGTCCCCGCAGGTCGAGGGCCTGATCGTGGCCCCGGGCGCCTCGCTCGACGTGGGCGAGCCCCTATGGCCGGGCGCCCCCTTCACCTCCGTACTGGTCGCCGAGGCGGGCGGCCTGATCGAGGACCTGGAGCTCGACGCCCCCCTCGATCCCGTACGTTTCCTGCCGCTGCTGCCCATGACCCCGAACGAGGCCGCGTGGAAGCGGGTGCACGGCGCGGGGGCCCTCCAGGAGCGCTGGCTCACGAGCGGAACGGACCTGCGCGATCCCTCACGCAAGTCCGTCCCACTGGACTGA
- a CDS encoding Mrp/NBP35 family ATP-binding protein encodes MATEDAVREALATVNDPEIHRPITELGMVKSVEIGADGAVAVTVYLTVSGCPMRETITKNVTDAVAAVEGVTHVDVTLDVMGDEQRKELASALRGGQGEREVPFAKPGSLTRVYAVASGKGGVGKSSVTVNLAAAMAADGLKVGVVDADIYGHSVPRMLGADGHPTQVENMIMPPSANGVKVISIGMFTPGNAPVVWRGPMLHRALQQFLADVYWGDLDVLLLDLPPGTGDIAISVAQLVPNAEILVVTTPQQAAAEVAERAGSIAVQTHQKIVGVVENMSGMPCPHCDEMVDIFGTGGGQSVADGLTRTTGATVPVLGSIPIDLRLREGGDEGKPVVLTDPDSPAGSALRAIAGKLGGRQRGLSGMSLGITPRNKF; translated from the coding sequence ATGGCTACGGAAGACGCGGTGCGTGAAGCACTGGCGACAGTGAACGACCCCGAGATCCATCGCCCGATCACCGAGCTCGGAATGGTCAAGTCGGTGGAGATCGGTGCGGACGGTGCTGTCGCGGTCACCGTCTACCTCACGGTCTCCGGCTGCCCGATGCGCGAGACCATCACGAAGAACGTCACGGACGCCGTCGCGGCGGTCGAGGGCGTCACCCACGTCGACGTCACGCTGGACGTGATGGGCGACGAACAGCGCAAGGAGCTGGCGTCCGCGCTGCGCGGCGGCCAGGGCGAGCGGGAGGTCCCGTTCGCCAAGCCGGGTTCGCTGACGCGTGTGTACGCGGTCGCCTCCGGCAAGGGCGGCGTCGGCAAGTCGTCCGTGACGGTCAACCTCGCGGCGGCGATGGCCGCCGACGGCCTCAAGGTCGGCGTCGTGGACGCCGACATCTACGGCCACTCCGTGCCCCGCATGCTCGGCGCCGACGGCCACCCGACCCAGGTCGAGAACATGATCATGCCGCCGTCGGCGAACGGCGTGAAGGTCATCTCGATCGGCATGTTCACCCCCGGCAACGCGCCCGTCGTGTGGCGCGGCCCGATGCTCCACCGCGCCCTCCAGCAGTTCCTCGCGGACGTCTACTGGGGCGACCTGGACGTGCTGCTCCTGGACCTCCCGCCGGGTACGGGAGACATCGCGATCTCGGTCGCGCAGCTCGTCCCGAACGCGGAGATCCTGGTCGTGACGACTCCCCAGCAGGCGGCGGCCGAGGTCGCCGAGCGGGCCGGCTCGATCGCCGTCCAGACCCACCAGAAGATCGTCGGCGTCGTCGAGAACATGTCGGGCATGCCGTGCCCGCACTGCGACGAGATGGTGGACATCTTCGGCACGGGGGGTGGGCAGTCGGTCGCCGACGGACTGACCCGCACGACCGGCGCCACCGTGCCGGTCCTCGGCTCCATCCCGATCGACCTCCGCCTCCGCGAGGGCGGTGACGAGGGCAAGCCGGTGGTTCTGACGGACCCCGACTCCCCCGCGGGCTCGGCCCTGCGAGCGATCGCCGGCAAGCTGGGCGGCCGCCAACGGGGTCTGTCGGGCATGTCCTTGGGCATCACGCCGAGGAACAAGTTCTAG
- a CDS encoding DUF6758 family protein — protein MRGEPSCPKCGGRVRAPGLFADSWQCDVHGIVHPLQPVIPPSVEALGVVVHRARVPVWMPWPLPVGWLFTGAAFAGDDRSGGRATAVACSGPGPLGGIGELVLIAEELGVGLGARYAGIDGPDPGPYMSVEKPAQAKLLAAGRPTPLWHVAGTPDDRAVFAGEARGLWLWAVVWPEQSGLLMYDELVLTDLRDAGAEVDLLPCGALSPRILEP, from the coding sequence ATGAGGGGCGAACCCAGTTGCCCGAAGTGTGGTGGCCGGGTCAGGGCTCCCGGCCTCTTTGCCGACTCCTGGCAGTGCGATGTGCACGGCATCGTGCATCCGCTGCAGCCCGTGATCCCGCCCAGCGTCGAAGCCCTCGGCGTGGTCGTACACCGTGCGCGCGTACCGGTGTGGATGCCGTGGCCGCTGCCCGTCGGCTGGCTCTTCACGGGTGCCGCGTTCGCCGGCGACGACCGCAGTGGCGGCCGCGCCACGGCGGTGGCCTGCTCCGGGCCGGGGCCGCTCGGTGGCATAGGGGAGCTGGTGCTCATCGCCGAGGAACTCGGCGTCGGGCTCGGTGCGCGGTACGCGGGGATCGACGGGCCCGATCCGGGGCCGTACATGAGTGTCGAGAAGCCCGCCCAGGCGAAGCTGCTCGCCGCGGGGCGGCCGACGCCGTTGTGGCATGTCGCCGGGACGCCCGACGACCGGGCCGTCTTCGCGGGGGAGGCACGGGGGTTGTGGCTGTGGGCCGTCGTGTGGCCCGAGCAGTCGGGGCTGCTGATGTACGACGAGCTGGTGCTGACGGATCTGCGGGACGCGGGGGCGGAAGTGGATCTGTTGCCTTGTGGGGCGTTGTCTCCGCGGATTCTCGAGCCGTAG
- a CDS encoding DUF1003 domain-containing protein — translation MAPEREAARERAATGATAAGRPRTRLDQPQPPRRRFLPEYDPEAFGRLSERIARFLGTGRFIVWMTFVIILWVVWNVSAPRDLRFDNYPFIFLTLMLSLQASYAAPLILLAQNRQDDRDRVNLEQDRKQNERSIADTEYLTREIAALRVGLGEVATRDWIRSELEDLVKELDERRPEGRGDARVVFPAEHPRGRDVDDR, via the coding sequence ATGGCTCCTGAGCGCGAGGCCGCCCGCGAGCGGGCCGCCACCGGGGCGACCGCCGCCGGCCGGCCGCGCACCCGGCTCGACCAGCCGCAGCCGCCGCGGCGCCGGTTCCTGCCCGAGTACGACCCGGAGGCCTTCGGCCGGCTGTCCGAGCGGATCGCCCGCTTCCTCGGCACCGGACGGTTCATCGTCTGGATGACGTTCGTCATCATCCTGTGGGTGGTGTGGAACGTGTCCGCGCCGCGTGACCTGCGCTTCGACAACTACCCGTTCATCTTCCTGACCCTGATGCTCTCGCTCCAGGCCTCGTACGCCGCCCCGCTGATCCTCCTCGCGCAGAACCGGCAGGACGACCGCGACCGGGTCAACCTCGAACAGGACCGCAAGCAGAACGAGAGGTCGATCGCGGACACCGAGTACCTGACGCGGGAGATCGCCGCGCTGCGCGTGGGCCTCGGTGAGGTCGCCACCCGTGACTGGATCCGCTCGGAGCTGGAGGACCTGGTCAAGGAGCTGGACGAGCGGCGTCCCGAGGGTCGCGGCGACGCTCGTGTCGTATTCCCGGCAGAACACCCTCGGGGACGTGACGTAGACGACCGGTGA
- a CDS encoding MFS transporter: protein MNSGTGDHTGGPAEGDTFDAGAGGLLRQPKAVWATAGASVVAFMGIGLVDPILPSIAKGLDASAGQVSLLFTSYFLITAIAMLVTGFVSSRIGGRRTLLLGLALVVVFAGLSGTSGSVGELVGFRAGWGLGNALFVSTALAVIVGAAAGGSAAAILLYESALGLGMACGPLLGALLGDASWRYPFFGTAVLMAIGFLCITAFLKEQPKPARKTGLLDPIKALGHGGLASAAASAFFYNYTFFTVLAFTPFVLNMSPYKSGAVFFAWGLLLAVFSVLVAPRLQARFGSLKVLGGSLVLLAADVLVLGYGSHTTAVVCTILSGAFIGVNNTVYTELALGVSDAPRPVASAGYNFVRWFAAAAAPYFAPKIEEWTDIHIPFVVAAVTAVLGAVVVLVRRKSLTHEAEELETRHATEDSVAVFAN, encoded by the coding sequence ATGAACAGCGGTACGGGAGATCACACAGGAGGTCCCGCCGAAGGGGACACGTTCGACGCGGGTGCCGGCGGCCTCCTGCGTCAGCCGAAGGCGGTCTGGGCGACCGCCGGGGCATCCGTCGTCGCGTTCATGGGCATCGGCCTCGTCGACCCGATCCTGCCCTCCATCGCCAAGGGCCTGGACGCCAGCGCGGGCCAGGTCTCGCTGCTCTTCACCTCGTACTTCCTGATCACGGCCATCGCGATGCTGGTCACGGGCTTCGTCTCCAGCCGTATCGGCGGCCGCAGGACCCTGCTCCTCGGTCTCGCCCTGGTCGTGGTGTTCGCGGGCCTGTCCGGCACGTCCGGTTCGGTCGGCGAACTCGTCGGATTCCGCGCGGGCTGGGGGCTCGGCAACGCGCTGTTCGTCTCGACGGCCCTCGCCGTCATCGTCGGAGCCGCGGCCGGCGGCAGCGCCGCGGCGATCCTGCTGTACGAGTCCGCCCTGGGCCTCGGCATGGCCTGCGGGCCCCTGCTCGGCGCGCTGCTCGGGGACGCCAGCTGGCGCTACCCGTTCTTCGGCACCGCGGTCCTGATGGCGATCGGGTTCCTGTGCATCACGGCGTTCCTGAAGGAGCAGCCGAAGCCCGCGCGCAAGACGGGCCTGCTCGACCCGATCAAGGCGCTCGGCCACGGCGGGCTCGCCTCGGCGGCGGCCTCCGCGTTCTTCTACAACTACACGTTCTTCACCGTGCTGGCCTTCACGCCGTTCGTGCTGAACATGAGCCCGTACAAGTCGGGCGCGGTCTTCTTCGCCTGGGGTCTGCTGCTCGCGGTGTTCTCGGTGCTCGTGGCGCCGCGCCTGCAGGCACGGTTCGGGTCACTGAAGGTGCTCGGCGGTTCGCTGGTGCTGCTCGCGGCCGACGTACTCGTCCTCGGCTACGGCAGCCACACCACGGCCGTCGTCTGCACGATCCTCTCCGGCGCCTTCATCGGTGTGAACAACACCGTCTACACGGAGCTCGCGCTCGGTGTCTCGGACGCCCCGCGCCCGGTGGCGAGCGCCGGCTACAACTTCGTCCGCTGGTTCGCGGCCGCCGCCGCTCCCTACTTCGCGCCGAAGATCGAGGAGTGGACCGACATCCACATCCCGTTCGTGGTCGCGGCGGTCACCGCGGTGCTGGGCGCCGTCGTCGTCCTCGTACGCCGGAAGTCCCTCACGCACGAGGCGGAGGAACTGGAGACGCGGCACGCGACCGAGGACAGTGTCGCCGTTTTTGCCAACTGA
- a CDS encoding magnesium transporter MgtE N-terminal domain-containing protein produces MAAGAPRIFVSHLSGIAVFDPNGDQVGRVRDLVGMLRVGRKPPRLLGLVVELSTRRRIFLPMTRVTGIESGQVITTGVLNVRRFEQRPTERLVIGELLDRRVTLVETDEEVTVLDVSIQQLPARRDWEIDRVFVRKGRTGGAFRRAKGETLTVEWSAVTGFSLEEHGQGAENLLATFEQLRPADLANVLHHLSPKRRAEVAAALDDDRLADVLEELPEDDQIEILGKLKEERAADVLEAMDPDDAADLLGELPEEDKERLLALMRPDDAADVRRLMAYEERTAGGLMTTEPIVLRPDATVADALARVRNPDLSPALAAQVYVCRPPDETPTGKYLGTVHFQRLLRDPPYTLVGSMIDDDLQPLDPEAVLPVVAGFFAAYDMVAAPVVDESGSLLGAVTVDDVLDHMLPEDWRETEFHLNGETPPETAGEGASHGS; encoded by the coding sequence ATGGCGGCAGGTGCCCCCAGGATCTTCGTCTCGCATCTCTCCGGCATCGCCGTCTTCGACCCGAACGGCGACCAGGTGGGCCGGGTGCGCGACCTGGTCGGCATGCTGCGCGTCGGGCGGAAGCCCCCTCGGCTGCTCGGCCTCGTCGTCGAACTGTCCACCCGCCGCCGCATCTTCCTGCCCATGACCCGGGTGACCGGCATCGAGTCCGGTCAGGTCATCACCACCGGCGTCCTCAACGTCCGCCGTTTCGAGCAGCGGCCCACCGAGCGGCTGGTCATCGGCGAACTGCTCGACCGGCGGGTCACACTCGTCGAGACCGACGAGGAGGTCACCGTCCTCGACGTCTCCATCCAGCAGTTGCCCGCCCGCCGCGACTGGGAGATCGACCGGGTCTTCGTACGGAAGGGGCGTACGGGCGGCGCGTTCCGGCGGGCCAAGGGCGAGACGCTGACCGTCGAGTGGTCGGCCGTCACCGGGTTCTCGCTGGAGGAGCACGGGCAGGGCGCCGAGAACCTCCTCGCCACCTTCGAGCAGCTGCGCCCCGCCGACCTCGCGAACGTGCTGCACCATCTGTCCCCCAAGCGGCGCGCGGAGGTCGCGGCCGCCCTGGACGACGACCGGCTCGCGGACGTCCTGGAGGAGCTCCCCGAGGACGACCAGATCGAGATCCTCGGCAAACTCAAGGAGGAGCGCGCCGCCGACGTCCTGGAGGCGATGGACCCCGACGACGCGGCCGACCTGCTCGGCGAGCTGCCGGAGGAGGACAAGGAGCGTCTGCTGGCCCTGATGCGTCCGGACGACGCGGCGGACGTACGACGGCTGATGGCGTACGAGGAGCGCACGGCGGGCGGTCTGATGACGACCGAGCCGATCGTGCTGCGGCCGGACGCGACGGTCGCGGACGCGCTCGCGCGGGTGCGCAACCCCGACCTCTCCCCGGCGCTGGCCGCCCAGGTGTACGTGTGCCGCCCGCCGGACGAGACGCCGACCGGCAAGTACCTGGGCACGGTCCACTTCCAGCGGCTGCTGCGCGATCCGCCGTACACGCTCGTCGGCTCGATGATCGACGACGATCTGCAGCCGCTGGACCCGGAGGCCGTACTGCCCGTCGTGGCGGGCTTCTTCGCGGCGTACGACATGGTCGCGGCGCCCGTGGTCGACGAGAGCGGCTCGCTGCTGGGCGCGGTCACCGTGGACGACGTACTCGACCACATGCTGCCCGAGGACTGGCGCGAGACGGAGTTCCACCTGAACGGGGAGACACCGCCGGAGACGGCCGGTGAGGGGGCTTCTCATGGCTCCTGA
- a CDS encoding magnesium and cobalt transport protein CorA, translating into MSMIRDLRAAVRPSLRKDGGAYDTTRAAGDSSAVVDCAVYRDGVRLPSDEGLTPRAAIRQARRDGGFAWIGLHEPTEAEFAGVAAEFGLHPLAVEDAVHAHQRPKLERYDDTLFAVFKTIHYVEHDELTATSEVVETGEVMCFTGRDFFITVRHGGQGSLRALRHRLQDDPELLTKGPSAVLHAIADHVVDGYVAVADALQDDVDEVETEVFSPGPRGGVSRGVDSARIYQLKREVLEFKRAVSPLMRPMQLLSERPMRLVDPDIQKYFRDVADHLARVQEQVVGFDELLNSILQANLAQASVAQNEDMRKITSWAAIIAVPTMVCGVYGMNFDHMPELHWRYGYPVIMGVTVVLCLGIHRTLKRNGWL; encoded by the coding sequence ATGTCGATGATTCGTGACCTGCGTGCCGCGGTCCGTCCCTCGCTGCGCAAGGACGGCGGCGCGTACGACACCACCCGCGCGGCCGGGGACAGTTCGGCCGTCGTGGACTGCGCGGTCTACCGCGACGGCGTCCGCCTCCCGTCCGACGAAGGCCTCACGCCGCGTGCGGCGATCCGCCAGGCACGGCGGGACGGCGGATTCGCCTGGATCGGCCTGCACGAGCCGACCGAGGCCGAATTCGCCGGTGTGGCCGCCGAGTTCGGGCTGCACCCGCTTGCCGTCGAGGACGCCGTCCACGCCCACCAGCGGCCCAAGCTGGAGCGGTACGACGACACTCTGTTCGCCGTCTTCAAGACCATCCACTACGTCGAGCACGACGAGCTCACCGCCACCAGCGAGGTCGTCGAGACCGGCGAGGTGATGTGCTTCACCGGGCGGGACTTCTTCATCACCGTGCGGCACGGCGGCCAGGGCTCGCTGCGGGCGCTGCGCCACCGGCTGCAGGACGACCCCGAGCTGCTCACCAAGGGCCCCTCGGCCGTGCTGCACGCCATCGCCGACCACGTCGTCGACGGGTACGTGGCCGTCGCCGACGCCCTCCAGGACGACGTCGACGAGGTCGAGACCGAGGTGTTCTCGCCCGGGCCGCGGGGCGGGGTGTCGCGCGGTGTCGACTCGGCGCGGATCTACCAGCTCAAGCGCGAGGTGCTGGAGTTCAAGCGCGCGGTGTCGCCGCTGATGCGGCCCATGCAGCTGCTCAGCGAGCGGCCGATGCGGCTGGTCGACCCCGACATCCAGAAGTACTTCCGCGATGTCGCCGACCACCTCGCGCGGGTCCAGGAGCAGGTCGTGGGCTTCGACGAACTGCTCAACTCGATCCTCCAGGCCAACCTCGCGCAGGCCTCCGTCGCGCAGAACGAGGACATGCGCAAGATCACGTCCTGGGCGGCGATCATCGCCGTGCCGACGATGGTGTGCGGCGTGTACGGCATGAACTTCGACCACATGCCTGAGCTGCACTGGCGGTACGGCTACCCGGTGATCATGGGCGTCACCGTGGTGCTCTGCCTGGGCATCCACCGCACCCTGAAGCGCAACGGCTGGCTCTGA
- a CDS encoding sec-independent translocase: MFNDIGPLELVTLVVLAVLVFGPEKLPKMIQDVTRTIRKVREFSESAKADIREELGPEFKDFEFEDLNPKTFIRKQLDNDELGLKEIRNGFDLKKEMADVTDAVHGRESESSASSSSSSSGSTGGTVDMTKKREKLDQDERPPFDADAT; this comes from the coding sequence GTGTTCAATGACATAGGACCGCTCGAGCTCGTGACGCTCGTTGTCCTTGCCGTGCTCGTCTTCGGCCCGGAGAAGCTCCCGAAGATGATCCAGGACGTCACGCGCACCATCCGCAAGGTCCGCGAGTTCTCGGAGAGCGCCAAGGCGGACATCCGCGAGGAACTGGGCCCGGAGTTCAAGGACTTCGAGTTCGAGGACCTCAACCCCAAGACGTTCATCCGCAAGCAGCTGGACAACGACGAGCTGGGGCTCAAGGAGATCCGTAACGGCTTCGACCTGAAGAAGGAGATGGCCGACGTCACGGACGCGGTGCACGGCCGCGAGTCCGAGTCCTCCGCCTCGTCGTCCTCCTCCTCGTCCGGTTCCACCGGCGGCACCGTCGACATGACGAAGAAGCGCGAGAAGCTCGACCAGGACGAACGCCCGCCGTTCGACGCCGACGCGACCTGA